From the Oryza glaberrima chromosome 5, OglaRS2, whole genome shotgun sequence genome, one window contains:
- the LOC127772507 gene encoding protein NRT1/ PTR FAMILY 3.1-like produces MAEDGRGEEKAVDVVAVKKPKQGGFRTMPFILANDFCDRLANVGFSSNLITYLTLQLHLPLVDASNTLTNFHGTANLTPLVGGLIADSFAGRFWTITFGSVIYQLGMVFLTLSAALPSLRPPPCAKHAADCQRASSSQIAVLYASLLFTSIGTGGTRPCVMAFGADQLELDAGARGRRGRKGPKWSFFNLYFFGIELAKLTAVTVIVYIQENVGWGWGLGVPTIAMFAAVIAFVSGYSMYVKMPPAGSPLVRLAQVAAAAFKKRKAVMPEPSRLYEDKVLDAGISTTGRLLHTDQLKFFDKAAIITDGDVLPSGEPKLWRLSTVHRVEELKSILRMLPIWAAGILLVTSASHNSSFAIQQARTMDRDITPHFKIPPASMLIFTNLAMLLTLAFYDRVLVRVLRRFTGHPNGITHLQRAGVGMTIAMLANAVAAVVESRRKSVAAASGMLDAPKGSSLPISVFWLVPQYAIHGVADAFMDVGRMEFLYDQAPESMRSTAAALYWLTMSIGSYLGTLLVTIIHAKTQRSGQWLQDNLNRAKLDSYYWLVFGLQGLNLIYYFVCVRYYTFKPLETVKPEEELELYRGNGNEGDGKKGGTLK; encoded by the exons ATGGCGGAGgatggaagaggagaggagaaggccGTGGACGTGGTGGCGGTGAAGAAGCCGAAGCAGGGAGGCTTCAGGACCATGCCGTTCATCCTAG CGAACGACTTCTGCGACCGGCTCGCGAATGTGGGGTTCAGCTCCAACCTGATCACGTACCTCACCCTGCAGCTGCACCTCCCCCTCGTCGACGCCTCCAACACGCTGACCAACTTCCACGGCACCGCCAACCTCACCCCGCTCGTCGGCGGCCTCATCGCCGACTCCTTCGCCGGCAGGTTCTGGACCATCACGTTCGGCTCCGTCATCTACCAGCTCGGCATGGTCTTCCTCACCCTCTCCGCCGCGCTCCCCtcgctccgcccgccgccctgCGCCAAGCACGCCGCCGACTGCCAGCGCGCCTCGTCCTCCCAGATCGCCGTGCTCTACGCCTCGCTGCTCTTCACCTCCATCGGCACCGGCGGCACGCGCCCCTGCGTCATGGCGTTCGGCGCCGACCAGCTCGAGCTCGAcgcgggcgcgcgcgggcgccgcGGGCGCAAGGGGCCCAAGTGGAGCTTCTTCAACCTCTACTTCTTCGGCATCGAGCTCGCCAAGctcaccgccgtcaccgtcaTCGTGTACATCCAGGAGAACGTCGGGTGGGGGTGGGGCCTCGGCGTGCCCACCATCGCCATGTTCGCCGCCGTGATCGCCTTCGTGTCCGGCTACTCGATGTACGTCAAGATGCCTCCCGCCGGCAGCCCCCTGGTCCGGCTGGCGCaggtcgcagccgccgccttcaAGAAGAGGAAAGCCGTCATGCCGGAGCCAAGCCGCCTCTACGAGGACAAGGTGCTCGACGCCGGCATCTCCACCACCGGCCGTCTTCTCCACACCGATCAGCTAAA GTTCTTTGACAAGGCGGCCATTATCACGGACGGCGACGTGCTGCCGTCCGGCGAGCCGAAGCTGTGGCGGCTGTCGACGGTGCACCGCGTCGAGGAGCTCAAGTCGATCCTCCGCATGCTGCCCATCTGGGCGGCGGGCATCCTGCTGGTGACCTCGGCGTCGCACAACAGCAGCTTCGCGATCCAGCAGGCGCGCACCATGGACCGCGACATCACGCCGCACTTCAAGATCCCACCGGCCTCCATGCTCATCTTCACCAACCTCGCCATGCTGCTCACCCTCGCCTTCTACGACCGCGTCCTCGTCCGCGTGCTCCGCCGCTTCACGGGCCACCCAAACGGCATCACCCACCTCCAGCGCGCCGGCGTGGGCATGACCATTGCCATGCTCGCCAACGCGGTGGCCGCGGTCGTGGAGAGTCGCCGCAAGTCCGTGGCCGCGGCGAGCGGCATGCTCGACGCGCCCAAGGGCAGCTCGCTGCCCATCAGCGTCTTCTGGCTGGTGCCGCAGTACGCCATCCACGGCGTCGCCGACGCCTTCATGGACGTCGGCCGCATGGAGTTCCTCTACGACCAGGCGCCGGAGAGCATGCggagcaccgcggcggcgctctACTGGCTCACCATGTCGATCGGCAGCTACCTAGGCACGCTGCTCGTCACCATCATCCACGCCAAGACGCAGCGGAGCGGGCAGTGGCTGCAGGACAACCTCAACCGAGCCAAGCTGGACAGCTACTACTGGCTCGTCTTCGGCTTGCAGGGGCTCAACCTCATCTACTACTTCGTCTGCGTCAGGTACTACACCTTCAAGCCATTGGAGACGGTGAAACCTGAGGAGGAGCTCGAGCTCTACCGTGGAAATGGCAACGAGGGCGATGGCAAGAAAGGAGGAACCTTGAAGTAG